The DNA window TAGGCATATCGAAATCCAGGTTGCAGGAGATCAGTTCGGTAAAGCATGTCACCTTTCTGAAAGAGACTGTTCCGTACAGAGAAGAAACCAGAAACTGACTGAAGAAACCCCATCTCCGTTCATGACCGACGAGCTTCGTGAACAAATGGGTGACGCTGCTGTAAAAGCTGCTGAATTTATCGGTTACGAAGGTGTGGGAACTATTGAATTCCTGGTAGACAAGCACAGGAACTTCTACTTTATGGAAATGAATACCAGAATCCAGGTAGAACACCCGATCACTGAGCAGGTAATTGATTATGACCTGATCAGGGAGCAAATCCTTCTGGCTGCCGGAACACCTATCTCCGGGATTAACCATTACCCAAAACTGCATTCTATCGAATGCAGGATCAACGCAGAAGATCCTTATATGGATTTCAGGCCGTCTCCGGGTAAAATTACCGGGCTAAATATCCCTGGCGGACACGGAGTACGCGTAGATACGCATGTATATTCAGGATATACCATTCCTTCTAACTATGACTCTATGATCGCGAAACTGATCACCACTGCACAGACGCGTGAAGAAGCCATTGCTAAAATGAGAAGGGCATTGGAAGAGTTTTATATTGAAGGTGTGAAAACTACCATTCCTTTCCACAGACAGCTGATGGATAACGAGGATTACCTTGCCGGAAACTATACGACAAAATTCATGGAAGATTTTGTAATGGACAGAAAATATGATCACCACTAAGATCATACTATCATAAACTTATCAGCCGCCTCCTTCCGGAGGCGGTTTTTTTGTACATGATTTTTATCAATCCATGATATTTCTCAATTATTTGATTTATATTTGTTTGAGAAAGATATATTATGAAGAGATCCCTACTGATCGGTATATACAGCGTATTAACAGCGTTACTTATATCCTGCTCATCAGAAGAGCTAGAACAGAGTCAAAATACAGAAAGTCCTGCTGATTTTATGGAACATACCAAGCTTCCCGTTACTGAAAATTCAAAACAGTTCGGAACTTATAACGCGCTTGGGTATGGTTATAATGTTACAGGGGAATACGGAAATGTAAATGCCATTGGCCTGCAGGTAATCGATACCGATAAATTTAACGCAGAATACAGAAATATTGATGAGGAACAGGTATCATCTGCAGAATATAAGGAACAGTATGGGAAGGATGCGGCAGCCTATTCAACGGTACTGTCCGGAAAAGTTGCTGCTACGCAGTCGCTGAGAATGTTCGGCAAGACAATTTATTCAGCTTTTGGTACGGCCTTACTGAGTGACCAGACTTTTAATCCGGAATATATCTATGGCAGCCGTAACGCTACTATAAGACTCAGCAGATATCGTTTTTTTGCAACGGCAAGCGAACTTAGCCATTATGTTACTCCCGGCTTCTTACAGGACATCCAGACTAAAACCCCTGAACAGATTGTCAGTGAATACGGAACCCATATTA is part of the Chryseobacterium camelliae genome and encodes:
- the accC gene encoding acetyl-CoA carboxylase biotin carboxylase subunit, whose product is MFKKILIANRGEIAMRILRTCKEMGIKTVAVYSTADKDSLHVRFADEAVCIGPAMSKDSYLKIPNIIAAAEITNADAIHPGYGFLSENANFSRICQKNGIKFIGATPEQIEKMGDKANAKATMKAAGVPCVPGSDGLIESYEMAAKTAEEIGYPVMIKATAGGGGKGMRAVWKAEDLKDHWDSAIQEAVAAFGNGGMYMEKLIEEPRHIEIQVAGDQFGKACHLSERDCSVQRRNQKLTEETPSPFMTDELREQMGDAAVKAAEFIGYEGVGTIEFLVDKHRNFYFMEMNTRIQVEHPITEQVIDYDLIREQILLAAGTPISGINHYPKLHSIECRINAEDPYMDFRPSPGKITGLNIPGGHGVRVDTHVYSGYTIPSNYDSMIAKLITTAQTREEAIAKMRRALEEFYIEGVKTTIPFHRQLMDNEDYLAGNYTTKFMEDFVMDRKYDHH
- a CDS encoding MAC/perforin domain-containing protein: MEHTKLPVTENSKQFGTYNALGYGYNVTGEYGNVNAIGLQVIDTDKFNAEYRNIDEEQVSSAEYKEQYGKDAAAYSTVLSGKVAATQSLRMFGKTIYSAFGTALLSDQTFNPEYIYGSRNATIRLSRYRFFATASELSHYVTPGFLQDIQTKTPEQIVSEYGTHITTDIYIGAKIDILFQAKTTNPDRERAASIGIKTGFEPNSIDARDAAKNYDKKVYYRTRGGDISEAMAGIYSFSGKAPTIEIGKWQSTCTRKNAVLVDFGDHGLVIIYDLVKDPQKKALLKAYVDDYLNKNQVILKS